From a single Rosa rugosa chromosome 7, drRosRugo1.1, whole genome shotgun sequence genomic region:
- the LOC133721186 gene encoding peroxygenase 2-like has product MATVEQQQQPQPEEASKEAMATVAENAPITAERKVRNDLETKLPKPYLPRAMVAPDMENINGTWAHKHQNMSVLQQHAAFFDQDNDGIIFPSETFRGFRQLGFNAVASFIFMVLVHGAMSYATLPTWIPSPYFAIHIRNIHKAKHGSDSGIYDTEGRYIPANLEIMFSKYARTVPDKLSFKELWHMTQANRDAFDFFGWIAAKLEWGVLYVLAKDEQGYLAKEAVRRCFDGSLFEYCAKLQKGAVGKMK; this is encoded by the exons ATGGCAACAGTCGAGCAGCAGCAACAGCCACAACCGGAGGAGGCCTCAAAGGAAGCCATGGCCACGGTGGCCGAGAACGCACCGATCACAGCGGAGAGGAAGGTCCGCAATGACTTGGAGACCAAACTCCCAAAGCCTT ACTTGCCTCGAGCTATGGTTGCACCTGATATGGAGAACATCAATGGCACCTGGGCTCATAAACATCAAAATATGTCTGTGCTTCAACAGCATGCAGCTTTTTTTGACCAAGACAATGATGGTATCATCTTCCCTTCCGAGACATTCAGag GGTTTCGTCAACTTGGGTTTAATGCAGttgcttcttttattttcatggTTCTTGTTCATGGAGCAATGAGTTATGCTACTCTGCCT ACATGGATTCCTTCACCCTACTTCGCAATTCACATACGAAACATACACAAGGCAAAGCATGGAAGTGATTCCGGCATTTATGATACTGAAGGAAG GTATATCCCGGCAAACCTTGAGATCATGTTCAGCAAGTATGCTCGCACGGTCCCTGATAAGCTTAGTTTCAAGGAGCTGTGGCACATGACTCAAGCTAACCGTGACGCCTTTGATTTCTTTGgctg GATTGCAGCCAAACTCGAATGGGGAGTTCTATATGTTCTGGCAAAAGATGAACAAGGTTACTTGGCAAAGGAAGCCGTGAGGCGTTGTTTTGATGGAAGCTTGTTCGAGTACTGTGCTAAGCTGCAAAAGGGTGCTGTGGGTAAGATGAAATGA
- the LOC133721185 gene encoding protein PHR1-LIKE 1, with translation MSNLGTSKAMSSAFPHLPAPLDVNYSRLPDSFQVSAQREKPMHSMLPQSSSLGNSFPSSSRLPCDSQISSFYPHERHSQISPINKLPSGESLSLTHSQLQSTPVASYPEQNKDISWCPDSIQEFLHFPENLPDQNGLVDTSTGVIMSDDHAEKTDWSDLYPLISFDGPLDPYWELSIDDVPAVDPKPEVLKHSSDIPVQQPEIQQHQPVQSGEIFTSPDPVSTAPSTKARMRWTQELHEAFVEAVNQLGGSERATPKGILNVMKVESLTIYHVKSHLQKYRTARYKPESSEGTCEKNLTSVEEMNSIDLKTSSMGITEALRLQVELQKQLHEQLESQRKLQLEIEEQSKYLEKMFEQQRKMEDNRVKPTSSTSDEHNKIGTSAPVDEGSQDASMKQKAQESETHETHDPPGDADSGAVPTKRARTG, from the exons ATGAGTAACTTGGGGACTTCCAAAGCTATGTCTTCAGCATTTCCACATCTCCCTGCCCCTCTTGATGTCAATTATTCCAGATTGCCAGATTCTTTTCAGGTTTCCGCACAAAGAGAAAAGCCTATGCATTCAATGTTACCACAGTCTTCTTCCCTTGGGAACTCATTTCCATCATCGTCCAGGCTTCCCTGTGACAGTCAGATTTCTTCATTTTACCCTCATGAAAGACATTCCCAAATTTCTCCAATCAATAAGTTACCAAGTGGAGAATCACTGTCACTGACCCATTCACAGTTACAATCTACACCAGTGGCTAGTTACCCTGAGCAAAATAAAGATATTTCCTGGTGCCCAGATTCAATTCAGGAGTTTCTGCACTTTCCTGAAAATCTCCCTGATCAGAATGGCCTGGTAGATACTAGTACTGGTGTCATAATGTCTGATGATCATGCTGAAAAGACTGATTGGTCTGACTTGTATCCATTAATTTCTTTTGATGGTCCTCTGGATCCATATTGGGAGCTTTCGATTGATGATGTTCCTGCAGTGGATCCCAAACCGGAG GTGTTGAAGCATTCTTCTGATATCCCGGTGCAGCAGCCCGAGATTCAACAGCATCAGCCAGTACAATCTGGAGAAATTTTTACGAGCCCTGACCCAGTGTCCACTGCACCTTCAACCAAAGCTAGAATGCGTTGGACACAAGAACTTCATGAGGCCTTTGTTGAAGCTGTCAACCAGCTTGGTGGTAGTGAAA GAGCCACTCCTAAGGGTATCTTAAACGTCATGAAGGTTGAAAGCTTGACAATCTATCATGTAAAAAGCCATTTACAG AAATATAGAACAGCCAGATACAAACCAGAGTCATCAGAAG GAACTTGTGAGAAGAATCTGACTTCTGTTGAAGAAATGAATTCTATAGACTTGAAAAC GAGCAGTATGGGGATTACTGAAGCATTGCGGTTGCAGGTAGAACTCCAGAAGCAGCTTCATGAACAACTTGAG AGTCAAAGAAAGTTGCAGTTGGAAATTGAGGAACAGTCAAAGTACCTTGAAAAGATGTTTGAGCAACAAAGGAAGATGGAAGACAACAGGGTCAAGCCGACATCATCAACGTCAGATGAGCATAATAAAATAGGAACCAGCGCTCCTGTGGATGAAGGTTCACAAGATGCAAGTATGAAACAGAAGGCGCAAGAATCTGAAACTCATGAGACTCATGATCCTCCAGGTGATGCCGATTCTGGTGCCGTCCCCACAAAACGAGCAAGGACTGGATGA
- the LOC133723899 gene encoding peroxisome biogenesis protein 12, whose protein sequence is MLFQVGGQGTRPTFFEMAAAQQLPASLRAALTYSVGVLALRRPFLHRVLDYEDEFFAFLMLILETHSLRTTDASFSESLYGLRRRAVKIKVQKDDSRVNSGDEFHHSGLERRQKVLSVVFLVVLPYFKSKLHAIYNREREARLQATLWGDSGERFDDADIIDRGEGSVVSTSLDVEASVRTRLAKKIQKLIGACYPWLHASSEGFSFAYQMLYLLDATGFYSLGLHALGIQVCRATGQELMDTSSRISKTRSRERERLRGPPWLKAIQGALLSGTYTVLDYAQTGLIAAVFFFKMMEWWYQSAEERMSAPTIYPPPPPPPSPQVAKEGIPLPSDRTLCPLCSQKRANPSVITVSGFVFCYACVFKYVSQYKRCPVTLMPANVDQIRRLFHDV, encoded by the exons ATGCTTTTTCAGGTGGGAGGCCAAGGGACTCGTCCCACCTTCTTCGAGATGGCCGCCGCTCAGCAGCTTCCGGCCAGCCTCCGCGCCGCCCTCACTTACTCCGTCGGC GTGTTGGCTTTGCGGAGACCATTTCTGCACAGGGTTCTGGACTATGAAGACGAGTTCTTTGCGTTCCTCATGCTGATTCTCGAGACTCACAGCTTGCGAACCACAG ATGCTTCGTTTTCGGAATCTCTGTATGGACTTAGGAGGAGGGCTGTGAAGATAAAGGTGCAGAAGGACGATTCTCGGGTGAACTCAGGTGATGAATTTCATCATTCTGGGTTGGAAAGGAGACAGAAAGTTCTCTCAGTTGTGTTTTTG GTTGTATTGCCCTACTTCAAATCGAAATTGCACGCAATCTATAATAGGGAAAGGGAAGCGAGACTACAAGCAACTTTATGGGGAGATAGTGGTGAGAGATTTGACGACGCTGACATCATTGATAGGGGCGAGGGTTCTGTTGTTTCAACAAGTTTGGATGTGGAAGCATCAGTTAGGACACGTTTGGCAAAGAAGATCCAGAAATTGATTGGTGCTTGCTACCCATGGCTGCATGCTAGTAGTGAAG GATTTTCATTTGCTTACCAGATGTTATACTTGTTGGATGCGACGGGATTTTATTCTTTAGGATTACATGCGCTTGGGATTCAAGTTTGTCGAGCTACTGGGCAAGAGCTG ATGGATACTTCTTCGAGAATTTCAAAAACAAGAAGCCGTGAACGTGAGAGACTTCGTGGTCCTCCATGGTTGAAG GCGATACAAGGAGCGTTGCTCAGTGGTACATACACGGTCCTGGATTATGCGCAGACTGGTTTAATTGCAGCAGTATTCTTTTTTAAA ATGATGGAATGGTGGTACCAATCTGCTGAAGAGAGAATGTCAGCTCCAACCATATACCCCCCACCTCCACCGCCTCCTTCTCCCCAG GTTGCCAAAGAGGGGATTCCACTGCCTTCCGATAGAACTCTTTGTCCTCTTTGTTCACAGAAACGCGCGAATCCATCTGTAATTACAGTTTCTGGGTTTGTCTTTTGCTATGCCTGCGTTTTCAAGTATGTTTCTCAG TATAAGCGGTGTCCGGTCACATTGATGCCTGCTAATGTCGACCAGATAAGAAGGCTCTTTCATGATGTGTAG
- the LOC133723898 gene encoding uncharacterized protein LOC133723898 isoform X2 codes for MGCFPACFTSSNSRKHRKSVAVTPSIQNQDQIVEATEEEAVLFEPTKLDDIIKPINPITESKEVIEEQTKNDVKRKVTFDLEEEGIAEKQNENKEETPKEIEPILGSIGSSVVTVVPSYPSNHRYENYSNSEDEDEGVIDLSGSDLNGDDSGESVDDEVESNKQSVIQEQESSESLFSISIDSRTKQSDAEEDEKEVNSPMPKPKPIESDQSGRDNSNRSQHCHSVLSPIENLSQWKEVKAKAIPLASNHQEKENMNAEQDFNIPISPEPTLKLSKHFRRRPLGCNDLKLVDQENGVDTSLSSWLVECETTPKSNASENSVGNLMCEGVSSSRRLGDRPILGAWTSEELKQLSNSSTLNQSRSPSPDQIPIIGTVGSYWSHTGQATNSDSNSSSRGMENKAGRNREDEKVKWKTIPFEAKLERVLDMGILGA; via the exons ATGGGTTGCTTTCCAGCTTGTTTCACTTCTTCTAATAGCCGAAAGCACCGAAAATCAGTAGCTGTAACTCCCTCTATACAAAACCAAGACCAA ATCGTTGAAGCTACCGAAGAAGAAGCTGTTCTATTTGAACCCACAAAGCTAGATGACATTATCAAACCCATTAATCCCATTACAGAATCCAA AGAGGTTATTGAAGAACAAACCAAGAATGATGTTAAAAGGAAAGTGACATTtgatttggaggaagaaggcATTGCTGAGAAACAGAATGAAAATAAAGAGGAAACACCAAAAGAGATTGAACCAATTTTGGGTTCTATTGGATCAAGTGTAGTTACTGTGGTACCATCTTATCCATCGAAtcataggtatgaaaattactCAAACAGTGAGGATGAAGATGAAGGTGTAATAGATTTATCAGGAAGTGATTTGAATGGAGATGATTCTGGTGAGAGTGTTGATGATGAGGTTGAGAGCAATAAGCAAAGTGTGATTCAAGAACAAGAGTCTTCAGAATCTTTGTTTTCGATATCAATTGATTCGAGGACTAAGCAAAGTGATGCTGAAGAAGATGAGAAGGAGGTGAATAgtccaatgccaaaaccaaagcCAATTGAATCAGACCAGAGTGGTAGAGATAATAGTAATAGGAGTCAGCATTGCCATTCAGTGTTGAGCCCCATAGAGAATCTTAGTCAATGGAAGGAGGTAAAAGCGAAAGCAATTCCTTTAGCTTCGAATCACCAAGAGAAGGAGAATATGAATGCTGAGCAAGATTTCAACATACCAATTAGTCCAGAGCCTACACTGAAGCTGTCAAAACACTTCAGAAGAAGACCACTTGGGTGCAATGACCTAAAGCTTGTTGACCAAGAAAATGGGGTTGACACTAGCCTTTCGAGCTGGTTGGTTGAATGTGAAACCACACCCAAGTCGAATGCTAGTGAAAATTCTGTCGGGAACTTGATGTGTGAGGGAGTGAGTTCATCAAGAAGACTCGGAGATAGACCAATTTTAGGAGCATGGACTAGTGAAGAGCTTAAGCAGTTGTCTAATTCTTCTACTCTAAACCAGTCGCGAAGCCCGAGTCCTGATCAAATACCGATCATAGGGACTGTAGGGAGCTACTGGAGTCACACTGGTCAGGCCACGAATTCAGACTCAAACTCTTCCAGCAGAGGAATGGAAAACAAAGCAGGGAGGAACAGAGAG GATGAGAAAGTGAAATGGAAGACTATACCATTCGAGGCAAAATTGGAGAGAGTTTTAGATATGGGCATACTTGGAGCTTAG
- the LOC133723898 gene encoding uncharacterized protein LOC133723898 isoform X1, which produces MGCFPACFTSSNSRKHRKSVAVTPSIQNQDQIVEATEEEAVLFEPTKLDDIIKPINPITESKPREVIEEQTKNDVKRKVTFDLEEEGIAEKQNENKEETPKEIEPILGSIGSSVVTVVPSYPSNHRYENYSNSEDEDEGVIDLSGSDLNGDDSGESVDDEVESNKQSVIQEQESSESLFSISIDSRTKQSDAEEDEKEVNSPMPKPKPIESDQSGRDNSNRSQHCHSVLSPIENLSQWKEVKAKAIPLASNHQEKENMNAEQDFNIPISPEPTLKLSKHFRRRPLGCNDLKLVDQENGVDTSLSSWLVECETTPKSNASENSVGNLMCEGVSSSRRLGDRPILGAWTSEELKQLSNSSTLNQSRSPSPDQIPIIGTVGSYWSHTGQATNSDSNSSSRGMENKAGRNREDEKVKWKTIPFEAKLERVLDMGILGA; this is translated from the exons ATGGGTTGCTTTCCAGCTTGTTTCACTTCTTCTAATAGCCGAAAGCACCGAAAATCAGTAGCTGTAACTCCCTCTATACAAAACCAAGACCAA ATCGTTGAAGCTACCGAAGAAGAAGCTGTTCTATTTGAACCCACAAAGCTAGATGACATTATCAAACCCATTAATCCCATTACAGAATCCAA ACCCAGAGAGGTTATTGAAGAACAAACCAAGAATGATGTTAAAAGGAAAGTGACATTtgatttggaggaagaaggcATTGCTGAGAAACAGAATGAAAATAAAGAGGAAACACCAAAAGAGATTGAACCAATTTTGGGTTCTATTGGATCAAGTGTAGTTACTGTGGTACCATCTTATCCATCGAAtcataggtatgaaaattactCAAACAGTGAGGATGAAGATGAAGGTGTAATAGATTTATCAGGAAGTGATTTGAATGGAGATGATTCTGGTGAGAGTGTTGATGATGAGGTTGAGAGCAATAAGCAAAGTGTGATTCAAGAACAAGAGTCTTCAGAATCTTTGTTTTCGATATCAATTGATTCGAGGACTAAGCAAAGTGATGCTGAAGAAGATGAGAAGGAGGTGAATAgtccaatgccaaaaccaaagcCAATTGAATCAGACCAGAGTGGTAGAGATAATAGTAATAGGAGTCAGCATTGCCATTCAGTGTTGAGCCCCATAGAGAATCTTAGTCAATGGAAGGAGGTAAAAGCGAAAGCAATTCCTTTAGCTTCGAATCACCAAGAGAAGGAGAATATGAATGCTGAGCAAGATTTCAACATACCAATTAGTCCAGAGCCTACACTGAAGCTGTCAAAACACTTCAGAAGAAGACCACTTGGGTGCAATGACCTAAAGCTTGTTGACCAAGAAAATGGGGTTGACACTAGCCTTTCGAGCTGGTTGGTTGAATGTGAAACCACACCCAAGTCGAATGCTAGTGAAAATTCTGTCGGGAACTTGATGTGTGAGGGAGTGAGTTCATCAAGAAGACTCGGAGATAGACCAATTTTAGGAGCATGGACTAGTGAAGAGCTTAAGCAGTTGTCTAATTCTTCTACTCTAAACCAGTCGCGAAGCCCGAGTCCTGATCAAATACCGATCATAGGGACTGTAGGGAGCTACTGGAGTCACACTGGTCAGGCCACGAATTCAGACTCAAACTCTTCCAGCAGAGGAATGGAAAACAAAGCAGGGAGGAACAGAGAG GATGAGAAAGTGAAATGGAAGACTATACCATTCGAGGCAAAATTGGAGAGAGTTTTAGATATGGGCATACTTGGAGCTTAG
- the LOC133721896 gene encoding uncharacterized protein LOC133721896 isoform X1 — MEPLNQKSIERVVSQKALQMGSSFPCQICVVGLLCGICLTSLFMAALTSFGTFEFGGFSFSNIAGGASAGRSSSEFINCSSEPMITERVVVDSLRSEETISSERTSLLYSAWSALLTESDSGESDYLRRNGLNRSSVPNAPHLENCKRKAQVYKRLDKHPENESHPTAATNELSSYIRNQAMSEAAYAPWITGSDEENYPSTRKVQRDIWLHQHPLNCRDPSVKFLVADWERLPGLGIGAQIAGMCGLLAIAMKEKRVLVTNYYNRADHDGCKGSSRSSWSCYFFPETSLECRNRALELMESEDAWKSGTIKAKDNYTSKEIWAGRTPRIWGDPWSYLQPTTEINGTLIAYHRKMDRRWWRAQAVRYLMRFQTEYTCELLNVARHAAFGKQAASMVVRNFEGEWSKVDVTVNERSDIEEFVWSNHKPWMPRPLLSMHVRMGDKACEMKVIEFEGYMSLADRIRKRFPQLNSVWLSTEMQEVIDKSKGYPHWDFYYTNVTRQVGNMTMATYETSLGRETSTNYPLVNFLMATEADFFIGALGSTWCFLIDGMRNTGGKVMAGYLSVNKDRFW; from the exons atgGAACCATTAAATCAGAAGTCTATAGAGAGAGTGGTTTCACAGAAGGCTTTGCAAATGGGGAGTTCATTTCCATGTCAAATCTGTGTGGTGGGTTTGCTCTGTGGAATCTGTCTTACTTCTTTGTTTATGGCTGCTCTCACTTCATTTGGTACTTTCGAGTTTGGTGGGTTTTCGTTTTCGAACATAGCTGGGGGTGCTTCAGCTGGGCGTTCAAGCTCAGAGTTCATCA ACTGCAGTTCTGAACCAATGATAACAGAGAGAGTGGTAGTCGATTCGCTTAGAAGTGAAGAAACCATCAGTAGTGAGAGAACCTCATTATTGTATTCAGCTTGGAGTGCTTTACTAACTGAATCAGATTCTGGAGAAAGTGATTACTTGCGGAGAAATGGACTAAACAGATCCAGTGTGCCAAATGCCCCTCATTTGGAAAACTGCAAGCGGAAAGCACAAGTGTATAAGCGCCTTGATAAACATCCCGAGAATGAGAGCCATCCAACAGCTGCCACAAATGAGCTGTCTAGCTATATTAGGAATCAAGCTATGTCCGAAGCTGCTTATGCTCCTTGG ATTACAGGGTCTGACGAAGAAAATTACCCCTCAACACGAAAAGTGCAACGAGACATATGGCTGCATCAGCACCCTTTGAACTGCAGGGATCCTAGTGTAAAGTTTCTTGTAGCTGACTGGGAAAGATTACCTGGATTGGGTATTGGAGCCCAAATTGCTGGAATGTGCGGACTTCTTGCTATTGCAATGAAGGAAAAAAGGGTCCTTGTTACCAACTACTATAATCGAGCTGACCATGATGGTTGCAAAG GTTCATCCCGCTCCAGTTGGTCCTGTTACTTTTTCCCAGAAACATCCCTAGAATGTCGAAATCGTGCATTGGAGCTTATGGAAAGTGAAGATGCCTGGAAAAGTGGCACCATCAAGGCAAAAGATAATTATACTTCAAAGGAAATATGGGCTGGACGAACACCTAG AATATGGGGTGATCCTTGGAGTTATTTGCAACCAACAACAGAAATAAATGGGACTTTGATTGCTTATCATCGCAAAATGGATCGAAGGTGGTGGCGTGCACAG GCGGTACGATACTTGATGCGATTTCAAACCGAGTACACATGTGAATTACTGAATGTTGCTCGCCATGCGGCATTTGGAAAGCAAGCTGCCAGTATGGTAGTCAGAAATTTCGAGGGGGAATGGTCTAAGGTT GATGTTACAGTGAATGAAAGGTCAGATATTGAAGAGTTTGTTTGGTCTAATCACAAGCCATGGATGCCTAGGCCACTACTGAGCATGCATGTAAGGATGGGAGACAAAGCATGTGAAATGAAGGTAATTGAATTTGAAGGATACATGAGTCTTGCTGACCGCATTAGAAAGCGATTTCCACAGCTCAACAGTGTTTGGCTATCCACTGAAATGCAG GAAGTGATTGATAAATCTAAAGGATACCCTCATTGGGACTTCTACTACACAAATGTGACACGTCAAGTGGGAAACATGACAATGGCTACTTATGAAACAAGTCTTGGTAGAGAAACCAGCACCAACTACCCGCTTGTCAATTTCTTGATGGCAACCGAAGCTGACTTTTTCATTGGAGCGTTGGGTTCAACTTGGTGCTTCCTCATAGATGGAATGAGAAACACTGGAGGGAAAGTTATGGCGGGATACTTGAGTGTCAACAAGGACCGTTTCTGGTAG
- the LOC133721896 gene encoding uncharacterized protein LOC133721896 isoform X2, which produces MEPLNQKSIERVVSQKALQMGSSFPCQICVVGLLCGICLTSLFMAALTSFGTFEFGGFSFSNIAGGASAGRSSSEFINCSSEPMITERVVVDSLRSEETISSERTSLLYSAWSALLTESDSGESDYLRRNGLNRSSVPNAPHLENCKRKAQVYKRLDKHPENESHPTAATNELSSYIRNQAMSEAAYAPWITGSDEENYPSTRKVQRDIWLHQHPLNCRDPSVKFLVADWERLPGLGIGAQIAGMCGLLAIAMKEKRVLVTNYYNRADHDGCKGSSRSSWSCYFFPETSLECRNRALELMESEDAWKSGTIKAKDNYTSKEIWAGRTPRIWGDPWSYLQPTTEINGTLIAYHRKMDRRWWRAQAVRYLMRFQTEYTCELLNVARHAAFGKQAASMVVRNFEGEWSKDVTVNERSDIEEFVWSNHKPWMPRPLLSMHVRMGDKACEMKVIEFEGYMSLADRIRKRFPQLNSVWLSTEMQEVIDKSKGYPHWDFYYTNVTRQVGNMTMATYETSLGRETSTNYPLVNFLMATEADFFIGALGSTWCFLIDGMRNTGGKVMAGYLSVNKDRFW; this is translated from the exons atgGAACCATTAAATCAGAAGTCTATAGAGAGAGTGGTTTCACAGAAGGCTTTGCAAATGGGGAGTTCATTTCCATGTCAAATCTGTGTGGTGGGTTTGCTCTGTGGAATCTGTCTTACTTCTTTGTTTATGGCTGCTCTCACTTCATTTGGTACTTTCGAGTTTGGTGGGTTTTCGTTTTCGAACATAGCTGGGGGTGCTTCAGCTGGGCGTTCAAGCTCAGAGTTCATCA ACTGCAGTTCTGAACCAATGATAACAGAGAGAGTGGTAGTCGATTCGCTTAGAAGTGAAGAAACCATCAGTAGTGAGAGAACCTCATTATTGTATTCAGCTTGGAGTGCTTTACTAACTGAATCAGATTCTGGAGAAAGTGATTACTTGCGGAGAAATGGACTAAACAGATCCAGTGTGCCAAATGCCCCTCATTTGGAAAACTGCAAGCGGAAAGCACAAGTGTATAAGCGCCTTGATAAACATCCCGAGAATGAGAGCCATCCAACAGCTGCCACAAATGAGCTGTCTAGCTATATTAGGAATCAAGCTATGTCCGAAGCTGCTTATGCTCCTTGG ATTACAGGGTCTGACGAAGAAAATTACCCCTCAACACGAAAAGTGCAACGAGACATATGGCTGCATCAGCACCCTTTGAACTGCAGGGATCCTAGTGTAAAGTTTCTTGTAGCTGACTGGGAAAGATTACCTGGATTGGGTATTGGAGCCCAAATTGCTGGAATGTGCGGACTTCTTGCTATTGCAATGAAGGAAAAAAGGGTCCTTGTTACCAACTACTATAATCGAGCTGACCATGATGGTTGCAAAG GTTCATCCCGCTCCAGTTGGTCCTGTTACTTTTTCCCAGAAACATCCCTAGAATGTCGAAATCGTGCATTGGAGCTTATGGAAAGTGAAGATGCCTGGAAAAGTGGCACCATCAAGGCAAAAGATAATTATACTTCAAAGGAAATATGGGCTGGACGAACACCTAG AATATGGGGTGATCCTTGGAGTTATTTGCAACCAACAACAGAAATAAATGGGACTTTGATTGCTTATCATCGCAAAATGGATCGAAGGTGGTGGCGTGCACAG GCGGTACGATACTTGATGCGATTTCAAACCGAGTACACATGTGAATTACTGAATGTTGCTCGCCATGCGGCATTTGGAAAGCAAGCTGCCAGTATGGTAGTCAGAAATTTCGAGGGGGAATGGTCTAAG GATGTTACAGTGAATGAAAGGTCAGATATTGAAGAGTTTGTTTGGTCTAATCACAAGCCATGGATGCCTAGGCCACTACTGAGCATGCATGTAAGGATGGGAGACAAAGCATGTGAAATGAAGGTAATTGAATTTGAAGGATACATGAGTCTTGCTGACCGCATTAGAAAGCGATTTCCACAGCTCAACAGTGTTTGGCTATCCACTGAAATGCAG GAAGTGATTGATAAATCTAAAGGATACCCTCATTGGGACTTCTACTACACAAATGTGACACGTCAAGTGGGAAACATGACAATGGCTACTTATGAAACAAGTCTTGGTAGAGAAACCAGCACCAACTACCCGCTTGTCAATTTCTTGATGGCAACCGAAGCTGACTTTTTCATTGGAGCGTTGGGTTCAACTTGGTGCTTCCTCATAGATGGAATGAGAAACACTGGAGGGAAAGTTATGGCGGGATACTTGAGTGTCAACAAGGACCGTTTCTGGTAG